One Festucalex cinctus isolate MCC-2025b chromosome 3, RoL_Fcin_1.0, whole genome shotgun sequence DNA window includes the following coding sequences:
- the LOC144016600 gene encoding uncharacterized protein LOC144016600 encodes MAIESSRCTCMSRAGVGTAREPKRITPVTIQCMDSNDTGAALRKRRKEEEEKRAQGRDALRKYLQPQQAPAEAVVNNPLVSSSPKATESEATASQAPISSTLSDTKLDLLDPGGDRKYPEKIYAGTGRTCKLHPGRPKPGLKPESSVLGGERANHCKILLRVWHEKIVYLSTALTRMARAVLLN; translated from the exons atggctatcgagtcctctcggtgcacttgtatgtcccgggccggcgttggtactgcgcgcgagccaaaaagaataactcccgtgacgatccaatgcatggattcaaacgacacag GTGCTGCactaagaaagcggcgaaaggaggaggaggaaaaacgggcccagggtagag atgcgctgagaaaatatttgcagccacaacaagcacctgcagaagctgtggtaaacaatcctttagtgtcatcttcaccaaaggctactgaat ctgaagcaacagccagtcaagcaccaatcagcagtactttgagtgacacaaagctcgatcttctagatccag gaggagaccggaagtacccagagaagatctacgcaggcacggggagaacatgcaaactccacccaggaaggccgaagcctggactcaaacctgagtcctcagtactgggaggcgaacgtgctaaccactgcAAAATTTTGTTGCGTGTGTGGCACGAGAAGATTGTGTATCTGAGTACCG CACTAACTCGAATGGCCAGAGCCGTGTTACTAAACTAA